Proteins from one Apis cerana isolate GH-2021 linkage group LG11, AcerK_1.0, whole genome shotgun sequence genomic window:
- the LOC107995964 gene encoding zinc finger FYVE domain-containing protein 16 isoform X1 — MEKFAIDLDKVLDDFEFNEDCAEQIASVSPATNNASSSSVKCNLEPSNLKTYNYLLIEPKKTNKEFDIILPLERHKDLQQINTKSKCISEKDSISENLTYNTEESTIKNTDVNQFYTQECTNDNNVIQKQSVPSYDSEQVSLAIYNDISQKTSIIQKQQNSSSSPKIDNGYDKKLNQFNLKPSVSNVFSSLNEYINAPPGSSDCINSVLDNSDTQSDSESKTIYHINEIPHLIQISTKDNDKSIALKETVDTTNSITEESISNQDVMIPITLELPITYESSIKEDVKNVHVTNSESLENEIELSKDIINKACTELSKNIEIENEESDRMNQENNSMLECTYIQNDYYENESTTKLVTNQDSEKKLSMENIDEHGNSLNLAHKSIGFSNIDDLSEEELTKYLAELEEEEKLRESYNKHENTITRTQNDSQHQQDENKQKVEISTDISIKSFKMIESESSEKLENISITDCKKEETSKELLNNILEKQNVQHNDQLNEDIHKDILNNPNNKEIKLLHTTNVIKDDKVKLENECVPHAKNIKDSQEHSIYSLNINQGSLSNDKTEIQLKEQKGNSAQYSQAGELKISNDFDNISEQKVTSEVNVLIDKTSTSLEVYTKPNISDINNESEKPIRPQTLDIVLTNNSNEHQALDSTSDTPSYQVQSDIDGTKEDQGSSPDIVENFVPESGPVLGKQPPFWVPDSDAPSCMLCDVKFTVLKRRHHCRACGKVLCNKCCNMKYKLEYQGNIDSRVCVSCYQLLTKAETERGMGEWSSGYSTCVNNNDINSPQGRQPNPNNPMEYCSTIPPLQQLAGGLPPPPTVMVPVGVLKREDGTKNRPEISKSVMFSDGIRPGCDLTELDMSWDMKPPYRKSGSKRIPTPGSSMPSTSVKKQNLPRLDPNTESYVPQDPNAFPPTVTIHKGQVSYHAVTNENLLYKTLKNECEPPVMFAINRNLYAYVKILTLNCCVNKTCWNVTSKGLDCVGQDEVILLIEVLPDETRVPKDLLLFINQLHLEAMKGNTVSELGFSIYQGGNFLDSREHAGFLFIRQTLQCLQKIILPPAPFLIGLLVHRWETPWAKVFPLRLILRLGAEYRYYPCPLFSVRFRDALYFEIGHTVMKVLADFRNFAYTLPGVRGLIIHLKNRMTDVMFPRNRYDQVIKGLNNSNDHVLAYASNFSIDADSHLVCIQTNTGDESSYQTQAISINNNPRTITGTSFIVINGALKSSMGLSAKSSIVEDGLMVEIMPEKMEALKAALKNMQDFSIGCGRQGAPEPDETVNIKWVDNDVQFNLGVKSPIDGQPMDGIPSIRVHNGIDYKGTSRFIRWTEVFIINSDDHPNGVYDPVDINKLSGNIAKATCTALVKLLDLLANAGLTKLGVRTTIHPDNVGYEAGSEGMKLPPIYMNSLDNELIQVLHKAAQSSQDTHTVLELIFYILDD, encoded by the exons ATGGAAAAATTTGCTATTGATTTGGATAAAGTTTTGGACGATTTCGAATTTAACGAAg ATTGTGCAGAACAAATTGCATCTGTTAGTCCTGCAACAAATAATGCATCATCTTCTTCAGTTAAATGTAATCTAGAaccttcaaatttaaaaacttataattatcttcttaTAGAACCTAAAAAAACCAATaaagaatttgatattatattacctTTAGAAAGACATAAAGATTTACaacaaattaatacaaaaagtaaatgtattagtgaaaaagattcaatttctGAAAATCTCACTTATAATACAGAAGaatcaacaataaaaaatacagatGTAAATCAGTTTTATACACAAGAATGcacaaatgataataatgtgaTACAAAAACAATCTGTTCCATCTTATGATTCTGAACAGGTTTCTTTGGCAATATACAATGATATATCGCAAAAAACAAGCATAATACAGAAGCAACAAAATAGCAGTAGCAGTCCAAAGATTGACAATGGATATGATAAGAAATTGAaccaatttaatttgaaacctAGTGTTAGTAATGTTTTCAGTAgcttaaatgaatatattaatgctCCTCCTGGAAGTTCAGATTGTATTAATTCTGTATTAGATAATTCAGATACACAATCTGATTCGGAATCTAAAACTATTTATCACATCAATGAGATACCTCATTTAATTCAGATTAGTACTAAAGATAATGATAAAAGCATAGCACTTAAAGAAACAGTTGACACAACTAATTCAATTACAGAAGAATCTATTTCAAATCAAGATGTTATGATACCTATAACTTTAGAGTTACCTATTACATATGAATCTAGTATTAAAGAAGATGTAAAAAATGTCCATGTAACAAATTCAGAATcattagaaaatgaaatagaactttctaaagatataataaataaagcttGCACcgaattaagtaaaaatatagaaattgaaaatgaggAATCTGATAGGAtgaatcaagaaaataattctatgcTTGAGTGTACCTACATCCAAAATGActattatgaaaatgaatctACAACCAAATTAGTGACTAATCAAgatagtgaaaaaaaattaagcatGGAAAATATTGATGAACATGGGAACAGTTTAAATCTAGCACATAAATCAATTGGATTTAGTAACATTGATGATTTATCAGAAGAAGAACTAACCAAATATTTAGCTGAAttagaagaagaggagaaactAAGAGAAAGCTATAATAAACATGAAAATACTATTACTAGAACTCAGAATGATTCTCAACATCAACAAGATGAGAATAAGCAAAAGGTTGAAATTTCTAcagatatttctataaaatcttttaaaatgatagaatCAGAATCCagtgaaaaattagaaaatatttcaataactgattgtaagaaagaagaaacaagtaaagaattattaaataatatattagaaaaacaaaatgtacaacataatgatcaattaaatgaagatatacacaaagatattttaaataatccaaataataaagaaataaaattgttacataCAACTAATGTAATTAAGGATGACAaggtaaaattagaaaatgaatgTGTGCCtcatgcaaaaaatattaaagatagtCAAGAACATTCTATATacagtttaaatattaatcaggGATCATTAAGTAATGATAAAAccgaaatacaattaaaagagCAGAAAGGAAATTCTGCACAATATAGCCAAGCAGGTGAATTAAAGATATcaaatgattttgataatatttctgaaCAAAAAGTGACATCTGAGGtaaatgtattaattgatAAGACATCTACATCTTTGGAAGTTTATACAAAACCAAATATAagtgatattaataatgaatcagAAAAACCAATACGTCCACAAACATTGGATAttgttttaacaaataatagtaATGAACACCAAGCACTTGATTCTACAAGTGATACTCCATCCTATCAAGTACAATCAGATATTGATGGTACAAAGGAAGATCAAGGATCTTCACCAGatattgtagaaaattttgtaCCAGAATCTGGTCCTGTTTTGGGAAAACAACCACCATTTTGGGTTCCTGATAGTGATGCACCTAGTTGTATGCTATGTGATGTTAAGTTTACTGTACTCAAAAGGCGACATCACTGTCGTGCATGTGGAAAAGTGTTGTGTAATAAATGttgtaatatgaaatataaattagaatatcaaGGAAATATTGATTCGCGTGTTTGCGTTTCATGTTATCAACTTCTTACTAAAG ctgAAACAGAACGAGGTATGGGAGAATGGTCTTCTGGTTATTCTACatgtgtaaataataatgatatcaaTTCACCCCAG GGGAGACAGCCTAATCCAAATAATCCCATGGAGTACTGTTCAACTATACCACCCTTGCAACAGTTAGCTGGCGGATTGCCTCCACCTCCTACAGTTATGGTACCAGTTGGAGTCCTTAAAAGGGAAGATGGTACAAAAAATCGGcctgaaatttcaaaatctgtTATGTTCAGTGATG GAATAAGGCCTGGCTGTGACCTGACAGAACTAGACATGTCGTGGGATATGAAACCACCATACCGGAAATCTGGAAGCAAAAGGATACCTACACCTGGTTCATCTATGCCAAGTACTTCTgtcaaaaaacaaaatctacCACGTTTGGATCCAAATACTGAAAGCTATGTGCCACAAGATCCTAATGCCTTTCCACCAACTGTAACAATACATAAAGGac AGGTGTCATACCATGCTGTAACGAACGAGAATCTTCTTTacaaaacattgaaaaatgaatgtgAACCACCTGTTATGTTTGCTATTAATAGGAATCTCTATGCTTATGTCAAAATATTGACTT taaattgTTGCGTTAATAAAACATGTTGGAATGTAACATCAAAAGGATTGGATTGTGTCGGACAAGACgaagttatattattgattgaagTATTGCCTGATGAAACCCGAGTTCCTAAAGATCTActtcttttcattaatcaattacaTCTTGAAGCTATGAaag GAAATACTGTATCCGAATTGggattttcaatatatcaagGAGGAAATTTTTTGGATTCTCGAGAACATGCaggatttctatttattcgacAAACATTGCAATGCTtacaaaaaatcatattaccTCCTGCTCCATTTCTAATTGGTCTTTTAGTTCACag ATGGGAAACACCATGGGCAAAAGTATTTCCATTACGTCTTATTTTACGACTTGGAGCAGAATATCGTTATTATCCTTGTCCATTATTCTCAGTTCGGTTTCGAGACGCATTATATTTCGAGATAGGACATACTGTTATGAAAGTTTTAGcagattttagaaattttgcaTACACGTTACCAGGTGTAAGAGGATTAATAATTcacttaaaaaatagaatgacgGATGTAATGTTTCCAAGAAATCGATATGATCAAGTGATTAAaggtttaaataattcaaatgatCATGTATTAGCATATGCTTCAAATTTTAGCATTGATGCCGATTCACATTTAGTCTGTATACAAACTAATACTGGTGATGAAAGTAGTTATCAAACACAAGCAATAAGTATCAACAATAATCCAAGGACAA tAACAGGCACCAgctttattgttattaatggaGCATTGAAATCATCAATGGGTCTCTCTGCAAAATCTAGTATAGTTGAAGATGGATTGATGGTAGAAATAATGCCAGAAAAAATGGAAGCTTTAAAGGcagctttaaaaaatatgcaagatTTTTCTATTGGATGTGGTCGACAAGGAGCACCTGAACCTGATGAAACAGTGAATATAAAATGGGTCGATAATGACGTGCAATTTAACTTAGG AGTTAAAAGTCCTATAGACGGACAACCGATGGATGGTATTCCTTCAATTAGAGTACATAATGGTATTGATTATAAGGGAACAAGTAGATTCATTCGGTGGACagaagtatttattattaat tccgATGATCATCCGAATGGTGTTTATGATCCAgtggatataaataaattatcaggAAACATAGCGAAAGCAACGTGTACAGCTTTAGTGAAACTATTGGATTTATTAGCCAATGCTGGTTTAACAAAACTTGGTGTAAGAACAACTATTCATCCCGATAac gTGGGTTATGAAGCTGGTAGTGAAGGTATGAAATTGCCTCCAATCTACATGAACAGTTTGGACAACGAATTAATTCAAGTCCTGCATAAAGCAGCACAAAGCAGTCAAGACACACATACTGtgcttgaattaattttttacattctcGACGATTGA
- the LOC107995964 gene encoding zinc finger FYVE domain-containing protein 16 isoform X2: MEKFAIDLDKVLDDFEFNEDCAEQIASVSPATNNASSSSVKCNLEPSNLKTYNYLLIEPKKTNKEFDIILPLERHKDLQQINTKSKCISEKDSISENLTYNTEESTIKNTDVNQFYTQECTNDNNVIQKQSVPSYDSEQVSLAIYNDISQKTSIIQKQQNSSSSPKIDNGYDKKLNQFNLKPSVSNVFSSLNEYINAPPGSSDCINSVLDNSDTQSDSESKTIYHINEIPHLIQISTKDNDKSIALKETVDTTNSITEESISNQDVMIPITLELPITYESSIKEDVKNVHVTNSESLENEIELSKDIINKACTELSKNIEIENEESDRMNQENNSMLECTYIQNDYYENESTTKLVTNQDSEKKLSMENIDEHGNSLNLAHKSIGFSNIDDLSEEELTKYLAELEEEEKLRESYNKHENTITRTQNDSQHQQDENKQKVEISTDISIKSFKMIESESSEKLENISITDCKKEETSKELLNNILEKQNVQHNDQLNEDIHKDILNNPNNKEIKLLHTTNVIKDDKVKLENECVPHAKNIKDSQEHSIYSLNINQGSLSNDKTEIQLKEQKGNSAQYSQAGELKISNDFDNISEQKVTSEVNVLIDKTSTSLEVYTKPNISDINNESEKPIRPQTLDIVLTNNSNEHQALDSTSDTPSYQVQSDIDGTKEDQGSSPDIVENFVPESGPVLGKQPPFWVPDSDAPSCMLCDVKFTVLKRRHHCRACGKVLCNKCCNMKYKLEYQGNIDSRVCVSCYQLLTKAETERGMGEWSSGYSTCVNNNDINSPQGRQPNPNNPMEYCSTIPPLQQLAGGLPPPPTVMVPVGVLKREDGTKNRPEISKSVMFSDGIRPGCDLTELDMSWDMKPPYRKSGSKRIPTPGSSMPSTSVKKQNLPRLDPNTESYVPQDPNAFPPTVTIHKGQVSYHAVTNENLLYKTLKNECEPPVMFAINRNLYAYVKILTLNCCVNKTCWNVTSKGLDCVGQDEVILLIEVLPDETRVPKDLLLFINQLHLEAMKGNTVSELGFSIYQGGNFLDSREHAGFLFIRQTLQCLQKIILPPAPFLIGLLVHRWETPWAKVFPLRLILRLGAEYRYYPCPLFSVRFRDALYFEIGHTVMKVLADFRNFAYTLPGVRGLIIHLKNRMTDVMFPRNRYDQVIKGLNNSNDHVLAYASNFSIDADSHLVCIQTNTGDESSYQTQAISINNNPRTSTSFIVINGALKSSMGLSAKSSIVEDGLMVEIMPEKMEALKAALKNMQDFSIGCGRQGAPEPDETVNIKWVDNDVQFNLGVKSPIDGQPMDGIPSIRVHNGIDYKGTSRFIRWTEVFIINSDDHPNGVYDPVDINKLSGNIAKATCTALVKLLDLLANAGLTKLGVRTTIHPDNVGYEAGSEGMKLPPIYMNSLDNELIQVLHKAAQSSQDTHTVLELIFYILDD, from the exons ATGGAAAAATTTGCTATTGATTTGGATAAAGTTTTGGACGATTTCGAATTTAACGAAg ATTGTGCAGAACAAATTGCATCTGTTAGTCCTGCAACAAATAATGCATCATCTTCTTCAGTTAAATGTAATCTAGAaccttcaaatttaaaaacttataattatcttcttaTAGAACCTAAAAAAACCAATaaagaatttgatattatattacctTTAGAAAGACATAAAGATTTACaacaaattaatacaaaaagtaaatgtattagtgaaaaagattcaatttctGAAAATCTCACTTATAATACAGAAGaatcaacaataaaaaatacagatGTAAATCAGTTTTATACACAAGAATGcacaaatgataataatgtgaTACAAAAACAATCTGTTCCATCTTATGATTCTGAACAGGTTTCTTTGGCAATATACAATGATATATCGCAAAAAACAAGCATAATACAGAAGCAACAAAATAGCAGTAGCAGTCCAAAGATTGACAATGGATATGATAAGAAATTGAaccaatttaatttgaaacctAGTGTTAGTAATGTTTTCAGTAgcttaaatgaatatattaatgctCCTCCTGGAAGTTCAGATTGTATTAATTCTGTATTAGATAATTCAGATACACAATCTGATTCGGAATCTAAAACTATTTATCACATCAATGAGATACCTCATTTAATTCAGATTAGTACTAAAGATAATGATAAAAGCATAGCACTTAAAGAAACAGTTGACACAACTAATTCAATTACAGAAGAATCTATTTCAAATCAAGATGTTATGATACCTATAACTTTAGAGTTACCTATTACATATGAATCTAGTATTAAAGAAGATGTAAAAAATGTCCATGTAACAAATTCAGAATcattagaaaatgaaatagaactttctaaagatataataaataaagcttGCACcgaattaagtaaaaatatagaaattgaaaatgaggAATCTGATAGGAtgaatcaagaaaataattctatgcTTGAGTGTACCTACATCCAAAATGActattatgaaaatgaatctACAACCAAATTAGTGACTAATCAAgatagtgaaaaaaaattaagcatGGAAAATATTGATGAACATGGGAACAGTTTAAATCTAGCACATAAATCAATTGGATTTAGTAACATTGATGATTTATCAGAAGAAGAACTAACCAAATATTTAGCTGAAttagaagaagaggagaaactAAGAGAAAGCTATAATAAACATGAAAATACTATTACTAGAACTCAGAATGATTCTCAACATCAACAAGATGAGAATAAGCAAAAGGTTGAAATTTCTAcagatatttctataaaatcttttaaaatgatagaatCAGAATCCagtgaaaaattagaaaatatttcaataactgattgtaagaaagaagaaacaagtaaagaattattaaataatatattagaaaaacaaaatgtacaacataatgatcaattaaatgaagatatacacaaagatattttaaataatccaaataataaagaaataaaattgttacataCAACTAATGTAATTAAGGATGACAaggtaaaattagaaaatgaatgTGTGCCtcatgcaaaaaatattaaagatagtCAAGAACATTCTATATacagtttaaatattaatcaggGATCATTAAGTAATGATAAAAccgaaatacaattaaaagagCAGAAAGGAAATTCTGCACAATATAGCCAAGCAGGTGAATTAAAGATATcaaatgattttgataatatttctgaaCAAAAAGTGACATCTGAGGtaaatgtattaattgatAAGACATCTACATCTTTGGAAGTTTATACAAAACCAAATATAagtgatattaataatgaatcagAAAAACCAATACGTCCACAAACATTGGATAttgttttaacaaataatagtaATGAACACCAAGCACTTGATTCTACAAGTGATACTCCATCCTATCAAGTACAATCAGATATTGATGGTACAAAGGAAGATCAAGGATCTTCACCAGatattgtagaaaattttgtaCCAGAATCTGGTCCTGTTTTGGGAAAACAACCACCATTTTGGGTTCCTGATAGTGATGCACCTAGTTGTATGCTATGTGATGTTAAGTTTACTGTACTCAAAAGGCGACATCACTGTCGTGCATGTGGAAAAGTGTTGTGTAATAAATGttgtaatatgaaatataaattagaatatcaaGGAAATATTGATTCGCGTGTTTGCGTTTCATGTTATCAACTTCTTACTAAAG ctgAAACAGAACGAGGTATGGGAGAATGGTCTTCTGGTTATTCTACatgtgtaaataataatgatatcaaTTCACCCCAG GGGAGACAGCCTAATCCAAATAATCCCATGGAGTACTGTTCAACTATACCACCCTTGCAACAGTTAGCTGGCGGATTGCCTCCACCTCCTACAGTTATGGTACCAGTTGGAGTCCTTAAAAGGGAAGATGGTACAAAAAATCGGcctgaaatttcaaaatctgtTATGTTCAGTGATG GAATAAGGCCTGGCTGTGACCTGACAGAACTAGACATGTCGTGGGATATGAAACCACCATACCGGAAATCTGGAAGCAAAAGGATACCTACACCTGGTTCATCTATGCCAAGTACTTCTgtcaaaaaacaaaatctacCACGTTTGGATCCAAATACTGAAAGCTATGTGCCACAAGATCCTAATGCCTTTCCACCAACTGTAACAATACATAAAGGac AGGTGTCATACCATGCTGTAACGAACGAGAATCTTCTTTacaaaacattgaaaaatgaatgtgAACCACCTGTTATGTTTGCTATTAATAGGAATCTCTATGCTTATGTCAAAATATTGACTT taaattgTTGCGTTAATAAAACATGTTGGAATGTAACATCAAAAGGATTGGATTGTGTCGGACAAGACgaagttatattattgattgaagTATTGCCTGATGAAACCCGAGTTCCTAAAGATCTActtcttttcattaatcaattacaTCTTGAAGCTATGAaag GAAATACTGTATCCGAATTGggattttcaatatatcaagGAGGAAATTTTTTGGATTCTCGAGAACATGCaggatttctatttattcgacAAACATTGCAATGCTtacaaaaaatcatattaccTCCTGCTCCATTTCTAATTGGTCTTTTAGTTCACag ATGGGAAACACCATGGGCAAAAGTATTTCCATTACGTCTTATTTTACGACTTGGAGCAGAATATCGTTATTATCCTTGTCCATTATTCTCAGTTCGGTTTCGAGACGCATTATATTTCGAGATAGGACATACTGTTATGAAAGTTTTAGcagattttagaaattttgcaTACACGTTACCAGGTGTAAGAGGATTAATAATTcacttaaaaaatagaatgacgGATGTAATGTTTCCAAGAAATCGATATGATCAAGTGATTAAaggtttaaataattcaaatgatCATGTATTAGCATATGCTTCAAATTTTAGCATTGATGCCGATTCACATTTAGTCTGTATACAAACTAATACTGGTGATGAAAGTAGTTATCAAACACAAGCAATAAGTATCAACAATAATCCAAGGACAA GCACCAgctttattgttattaatggaGCATTGAAATCATCAATGGGTCTCTCTGCAAAATCTAGTATAGTTGAAGATGGATTGATGGTAGAAATAATGCCAGAAAAAATGGAAGCTTTAAAGGcagctttaaaaaatatgcaagatTTTTCTATTGGATGTGGTCGACAAGGAGCACCTGAACCTGATGAAACAGTGAATATAAAATGGGTCGATAATGACGTGCAATTTAACTTAGG AGTTAAAAGTCCTATAGACGGACAACCGATGGATGGTATTCCTTCAATTAGAGTACATAATGGTATTGATTATAAGGGAACAAGTAGATTCATTCGGTGGACagaagtatttattattaat tccgATGATCATCCGAATGGTGTTTATGATCCAgtggatataaataaattatcaggAAACATAGCGAAAGCAACGTGTACAGCTTTAGTGAAACTATTGGATTTATTAGCCAATGCTGGTTTAACAAAACTTGGTGTAAGAACAACTATTCATCCCGATAac gTGGGTTATGAAGCTGGTAGTGAAGGTATGAAATTGCCTCCAATCTACATGAACAGTTTGGACAACGAATTAATTCAAGTCCTGCATAAAGCAGCACAAAGCAGTCAAGACACACATACTGtgcttgaattaattttttacattctcGACGATTGA